In Pseudoalteromonas marina, a genomic segment contains:
- the trpS gene encoding tryptophan--tRNA ligase yields MSKPVVLSGIQPTGGMTIGNYVGAINQWLKLQEDHESFFMLVDLHAITVRQEPELLRSRVLDGVALYAACGIDPEKSALFVQSQVPEHAQLAWVLNCYAQMGELNRMTQFKDKSSKHANNVNVGLFSYPVLQAADILLYQADQVPVGEDQKQHLELTRDIATRFNNLYGDVFKLPEPYIPEFGARVMSLQDPLKKMSKSDENPNGYIMLLDEPKKIEKKLKKAVTDSDEQARIYFDRTEKPGVSNLLTLLSVATKRSIEDLVPEFEGKMYGHLKKDTADAVVSMIEPIQARFKEIREDQNLLDNIMKSGAEKASVRAEKTLKSVYDALGFIPRG; encoded by the coding sequence ATGAGTAAACCAGTAGTTTTAAGCGGCATTCAGCCAACCGGTGGTATGACAATAGGCAACTATGTTGGCGCTATTAACCAGTGGCTAAAGTTACAGGAAGATCACGAAAGTTTCTTTATGTTGGTTGACTTGCATGCTATCACCGTTCGTCAAGAGCCAGAATTATTACGCTCTCGTGTACTAGATGGCGTTGCATTGTATGCTGCATGTGGTATCGACCCTGAAAAGTCAGCGTTATTTGTTCAGTCTCAAGTGCCTGAGCACGCACAGTTAGCGTGGGTACTTAATTGTTACGCACAAATGGGTGAACTTAACCGCATGACCCAGTTTAAAGATAAGTCGTCAAAGCATGCTAACAATGTAAACGTGGGCTTATTTTCGTACCCAGTTTTACAAGCGGCCGATATTTTACTTTATCAAGCCGATCAGGTACCAGTAGGCGAAGATCAAAAACAACACTTAGAGCTAACGCGTGACATAGCGACACGCTTTAATAACTTATACGGTGACGTTTTTAAACTGCCAGAGCCTTACATTCCAGAGTTTGGTGCGCGTGTAATGAGTCTACAAGACCCACTCAAGAAAATGTCAAAGTCTGACGAAAATCCAAACGGCTACATTATGCTATTAGATGAGCCTAAAAAGATTGAGAAAAAGCTTAAAAAAGCAGTGACCGATTCAGACGAGCAAGCGCGTATTTACTTTGACCGAACTGAAAAGCCAGGTGTATCTAACTTACTTACTTTATTAAGCGTAGCGACTAAGCGCTCAATAGAAGACTTAGTGCCAGAGTTTGAAGGGAAAATGTACGGTCACCTTAAAAAAGATACAGCCGATGCAGTAGTAAGCATGATTGAACCAATTCAAGCTCGCTTTAAAGAAATTAGAGAAGATCAAAATTTACTTGATAATATAATGAAATCTGGAGCTGAAAAAGCCAGTGTACGTGCCGAGAAAACGCTTAAATCGGTATATGATGCATTAGGGTTTATTCCACGCGGGTAG
- a CDS encoding phosphoglycolate phosphatase: MQYDAAFFDLDGTLVDSVYDLYISINLTLSDLAFPIVSQRLVESWVGNGIDMLVKRALSGDMQVSEHLDESLTNKAIAQFHKHYEQQVGQYSVLYQHVETGLAALRGMKKALITNKSRIFTEKLLDKLALTNHFELIICGDDMAKKPSPEPLLFACKRLNIEASKAIMIGDSKSDILAAKAAGIDVIAVGYGYNQGENLADYNPQYLCDNFLDIIPVLTQR, from the coding sequence ATGCAGTACGATGCGGCATTTTTTGATTTGGATGGCACACTAGTCGATAGTGTATACGACCTCTATATTTCGATTAACTTAACATTAAGCGACTTGGCATTTCCTATTGTAAGCCAGCGTTTGGTCGAAAGCTGGGTTGGTAATGGTATAGATATGTTGGTAAAGCGGGCACTGAGTGGTGATATGCAGGTTAGTGAGCATTTAGATGAATCGCTAACTAATAAAGCTATTGCACAGTTTCATAAGCATTATGAACAACAGGTAGGCCAATACAGCGTGTTATACCAACATGTTGAAACAGGGCTTGCTGCTTTACGTGGTATGAAAAAAGCATTGATAACTAATAAGTCTCGAATTTTTACTGAAAAACTTCTTGATAAGTTAGCACTTACCAATCATTTTGAGCTTATTATTTGTGGCGATGATATGGCAAAAAAACCGTCACCTGAGCCATTATTGTTTGCGTGTAAAAGGCTAAATATTGAGGCCTCTAAAGCAATAATGATTGGCGATTCTAAAAGCGATATACTTGCTGCAAAAGCGGCGGGTATTGATGTAATTGCAGTAGGCTATGGCTATAATCAAGGTGAAAACCTTGCTGATTATAATCCACAGTACCTATGCGATAACTTCTTAGATATAATACCTGTCCTAACACAGCGTTAA